The following coding sequences are from one Streptomyces sp. NBC_01294 window:
- the pstS gene encoding phosphate ABC transporter substrate-binding protein PstS — MKLQRKNMLRASALGALVVSGALVLTACGSDDNTKAADGTAKPSAAAAGDIKCEGAKGKLLASGSSAQKNAVDLWVKNFMAACSGVEVNYKSSSSGEGIVAFNQGTVGFAGSDSALKPEQVEESKKQCTGGQGIDLPMVGGPIALGFNVAGVDKLNLDAATIANIFNDKIKKWDDEAIKKLNPGVTLPSTAIQHFHRSEDSGTTENLTKYLKAAAPDAWPHEAAKKWAAPGGLGASGSSGVATQVKQVDGSIGYFELSYATSQSIKTVDLNTGAAAPVKATGENASKAIAAAKISGTGSDLALKLDYTTKAEGAYPITLVTYEVVCDKGNKAETLPTVKAFLNYTASDAGQKVLLENGYAPIPAEINAKVREVIASLG; from the coding sequence GTGAAGCTTCAGCGCAAGAACATGCTTCGTGCCTCCGCCCTCGGGGCGCTTGTCGTGTCCGGCGCCCTGGTCCTCACGGCGTGCGGCTCGGACGACAACACCAAGGCCGCCGACGGAACGGCGAAGCCCTCCGCGGCCGCCGCGGGCGACATCAAGTGCGAAGGCGCCAAGGGCAAGCTCCTGGCGTCCGGCTCGTCCGCCCAGAAGAACGCGGTCGACCTGTGGGTGAAGAACTTCATGGCCGCCTGCTCCGGCGTCGAGGTGAACTACAAGTCCTCCTCCTCCGGTGAGGGCATCGTCGCCTTCAACCAGGGCACCGTCGGTTTCGCCGGCTCGGACTCGGCGCTGAAGCCCGAGCAGGTCGAGGAGTCGAAGAAGCAGTGCACCGGCGGCCAGGGCATCGACCTGCCCATGGTCGGTGGCCCGATCGCCCTCGGCTTCAACGTCGCCGGCGTGGACAAGCTGAACCTCGACGCCGCCACGATCGCCAACATCTTCAACGACAAGATCAAGAAGTGGGACGACGAGGCGATCAAGAAGCTGAACCCCGGCGTCACGCTTCCCTCCACCGCCATCCAGCACTTCCACCGCTCCGAGGACTCGGGCACCACCGAGAACCTCACCAAGTACCTCAAGGCCGCCGCGCCCGACGCCTGGCCGCACGAGGCCGCGAAGAAGTGGGCCGCCCCGGGCGGTCTCGGCGCCTCCGGCTCCTCGGGTGTCGCCACCCAGGTCAAGCAGGTCGACGGCTCGATCGGTTACTTCGAGCTCTCCTACGCCACCTCGCAGAGCATCAAGACCGTCGACCTGAACACGGGCGCCGCCGCCCCGGTCAAGGCCACCGGTGAGAACGCCTCCAAGGCCATCGCCGCCGCCAAGATCTCCGGCACCGGCTCCGACCTGGCGCTGAAGCTCGACTACACGACCAAGGCCGAGGGCGCCTACCCGATCACCCTGGTCACGTACGAGGTCGTCTGCGACAAGGGCAACAAGGCCGAGACCCTCCCGACGGTGAAGGCCTTCCTGAACTACACCGCCTCGGACGCGGGCCAGAAGGTCCTCCTCGAGAACGGCTACGCGCCGATCCCGGCCGAGATCAACGCCAAGGTCCGCGAAGTCATCGCCTCGCTGGGCTGA
- a CDS encoding RNA degradosome polyphosphate kinase — translation MSQQPSAGPTEVPAQHPSHTPAAGPATGKGSGTGKGTGKAGGKAGGSDTAPPAPKAPGPVNAVTGAHARIGSISAHRPHVDLEPDIDADLDAYDDKDGGELPPGRFLDRERSWLAFNERVLELAEDPTTPLLERANFLAIFASNLDEFFMVRVAGLKRRIATGVATRSASGLQPREVLDLIWTRSRELMARHAACFQQDISPALAEEGVHLIRWPDLTEKEQARLFTLFRNQIFPVLTPLAVDPAHPFPYISGLSLNLAVVVRNPVSGHRHFARVKVPPLLSRFLEASPQRYVPLEDVIAAHLEELFPGMEVLAHHMFRVTRNEDLEVEEDDAENLLQALEKELMRRRFGPPVRLEVEESIDPGVLDLLVQELNVNASEVYPLPGPLDLTALFGIASLDRPELKYPKFIAGTHRDLAEVESASAPDIFAALRERDVLLHHPYDSFSTSVQAFLEQAAADPDVLAIKQTLYRTSGDSPIVDALIDAADSGKQVLVLVEIKARFDEQANIKWARKLEESGCHVVYGLVGLKTHCKLSLVVRQEGDQLRRYSHVGTGNYHPKTARLYEDLGLLTADPQVGADLSDLFNRLSGYSRRETYRRLMVAPRSLRDGLIARIDKEAAHHKAGRPAYVRLKMNSIVDEALIDSLYRAAQAGVPVDIWVRGICAVRPGVPGLSENIRVRSVLGRFLEHSRVFAFGNGGEPEVWIGSADMMHRNLDRRIEALVRVADPAHRAALDLMLETGMSDATSSWHLGPDGEWTRHSTDAEGQPLRHVQETLIDARRRRRGSAKP, via the coding sequence ATGAGCCAGCAGCCCAGCGCAGGTCCCACCGAGGTCCCCGCCCAGCACCCGTCTCACACGCCCGCCGCCGGCCCGGCCACCGGCAAAGGCAGCGGCACCGGCAAAGGCACCGGCAAAGCCGGCGGCAAGGCCGGCGGCAGCGACACCGCCCCGCCCGCCCCCAAGGCGCCCGGCCCGGTCAACGCCGTCACCGGAGCCCACGCCCGCATAGGCTCCATCTCCGCGCACCGCCCGCACGTCGACCTCGAGCCCGACATCGACGCCGACCTGGACGCGTACGACGACAAGGACGGCGGTGAGCTGCCCCCGGGCCGCTTCCTGGACCGGGAGCGCAGCTGGCTCGCCTTCAACGAGCGGGTGCTGGAGCTCGCCGAGGACCCGACGACCCCGCTGCTGGAGCGCGCCAACTTCCTGGCGATCTTCGCGAGCAACCTCGACGAGTTCTTCATGGTGCGCGTGGCAGGCCTCAAACGGCGTATCGCGACGGGTGTCGCCACCCGTTCGGCCTCGGGCCTGCAGCCCCGCGAGGTGCTGGACCTCATCTGGACGCGTTCGCGCGAGCTCATGGCCCGCCACGCCGCCTGCTTCCAGCAGGACATCTCCCCGGCCCTCGCCGAGGAGGGCGTCCACCTGATCCGCTGGCCGGACCTCACCGAGAAGGAGCAGGCCCGCCTCTTCACGCTGTTCCGCAACCAGATCTTCCCGGTGCTGACCCCGCTGGCCGTGGACCCCGCGCACCCGTTCCCGTACATCTCCGGGCTCTCGCTCAACCTGGCCGTGGTCGTGCGCAACCCCGTCAGCGGCCACCGCCACTTCGCCCGGGTCAAGGTCCCGCCGCTCCTCTCCCGCTTCCTGGAGGCCTCCCCGCAGCGCTACGTCCCGCTGGAGGACGTCATCGCCGCGCACCTGGAGGAGCTGTTCCCGGGCATGGAGGTGCTCGCGCACCACATGTTCCGCGTGACCCGCAACGAGGACCTGGAGGTGGAGGAGGACGACGCCGAGAACCTCCTCCAGGCCCTGGAGAAGGAGCTCATGCGGCGCCGCTTCGGCCCGCCCGTGCGCCTGGAGGTCGAGGAGTCCATCGACCCCGGCGTCCTGGACCTCCTCGTGCAGGAGCTGAACGTCAACGCCTCCGAGGTGTACCCGCTGCCCGGGCCCCTCGACCTGACCGCCCTCTTCGGCATCGCCTCGCTGGACCGGCCCGAGCTGAAGTACCCGAAGTTCATCGCCGGCACCCACCGGGACCTCGCCGAGGTCGAGTCCGCGTCCGCGCCCGACATCTTCGCCGCCCTGCGCGAGCGGGACGTCCTGCTGCACCACCCGTACGACTCCTTCTCCACCTCGGTGCAGGCCTTCCTGGAGCAGGCCGCCGCCGACCCGGACGTCCTCGCGATCAAGCAGACCCTCTACCGCACCTCCGGCGACTCCCCGATCGTGGACGCCCTGATCGACGCCGCCGACTCCGGCAAGCAGGTCCTCGTACTCGTCGAGATCAAGGCCCGCTTCGACGAGCAGGCCAACATCAAGTGGGCGCGCAAGCTGGAGGAGTCCGGCTGCCACGTCGTCTACGGGCTCGTCGGCCTCAAGACCCACTGCAAGCTGTCGCTCGTCGTCCGCCAGGAGGGCGACCAGCTGCGCCGCTACTCGCACGTGGGCACCGGCAACTACCACCCGAAGACCGCCCGGCTCTACGAGGACCTCGGCCTGCTCACGGCCGACCCTCAGGTCGGCGCGGACCTCTCCGACCTCTTCAACCGGCTGTCCGGCTACTCGCGCCGCGAGACCTACCGCCGGCTGATGGTCGCGCCCCGCTCGCTGCGCGACGGACTGATCGCACGGATCGACAAGGAGGCCGCCCACCACAAGGCCGGCCGCCCCGCGTACGTGCGCCTGAAGATGAACTCGATCGTCGACGAGGCCCTCATCGACTCGCTCTACCGGGCCGCCCAGGCGGGTGTGCCCGTCGACATCTGGGTGCGCGGCATCTGCGCCGTGCGCCCCGGAGTCCCCGGGCTCTCGGAGAACATCCGGGTCCGCTCGGTCCTCGGCCGCTTCCTCGAACACTCCCGGGTCTTCGCCTTCGGCAACGGCGGCGAGCCCGAGGTGTGGATCGGCAGCGCCGACATGATGCACCGCAATCTCGACCGCCGTATCGAGGCACTGGTCAGGGTCGCCGACCCGGCCCACCGCGCGGCACTGGACCTGATGCTGGAAACCGGCATGTCCGATGCCACCTCCTCCTGGCACCTGGGCCCGGACGGCGAGTGGACCCGGCACAGCACGGACGCGGAAGGCCAGCCGCTGCGGCACGTACAGGAGACGCTCATAGACGCCCGGAGGCGCCGGCGTGGCTCAGCCAAACCATGA
- a CDS encoding alpha/beta fold hydrolase produces MLRHELKIDDRTLSYVDSGGTGRPLLALHGGLSEGLAFAGLAAHLGDAWRVIAPDQRGHGSSDRAADYHRAGYVADTVALLDHLGLDAPVALLGYSLGGLNAYHLAAAHPERISALIGIDATVEIQPTTEGPLFDFLHGMRYTAPTREELLDAAGPVGAQFVEQALRPLPSGEGWRLPFHPQDMLDSIEACRGDHWEAWLASTCPAVLIHGIHSQALRQDTADAMVARRPKTSYTPLNGDHFVPFTDPRGVNEAVGTFLAAL; encoded by the coding sequence ATGCTGCGCCACGAGCTGAAGATCGACGACCGCACCCTGTCCTACGTGGACTCCGGCGGCACCGGCCGCCCGCTGCTCGCGCTGCACGGCGGCCTGTCCGAGGGCCTCGCCTTCGCCGGACTCGCCGCGCACCTCGGCGACGCCTGGCGGGTCATCGCCCCCGACCAGCGCGGCCACGGCAGCTCCGACCGGGCCGCCGACTACCACCGGGCCGGCTACGTCGCCGACACCGTCGCCCTCCTCGACCACCTGGGACTCGACGCCCCCGTGGCGCTCCTCGGGTACTCCCTCGGCGGGCTCAACGCCTACCACCTGGCCGCGGCCCACCCCGAGCGGATCTCCGCGCTCATCGGCATCGACGCCACCGTCGAGATCCAGCCCACCACCGAGGGGCCACTCTTCGACTTCCTGCACGGCATGCGGTACACCGCCCCCACCCGCGAGGAACTCCTCGACGCCGCCGGGCCGGTGGGCGCGCAGTTCGTCGAGCAGGCCCTGCGCCCGCTCCCCTCCGGCGAGGGCTGGCGGCTGCCGTTCCACCCGCAGGACATGCTCGACTCCATCGAGGCCTGCCGGGGCGACCACTGGGAGGCCTGGCTCGCGAGCACCTGCCCGGCCGTACTGATCCACGGGATCCACAGCCAGGCCCTGCGCCAGGACACCGCCGACGCGATGGTCGCGCGCCGCCCCAAGACCTCGTACACACCCCTGAACGGCGACCACTTCGTGCCCTTCACGGACCCCCGGGGCGTCAACGAGGCCGTCGGGACGTTCCTCGCGGCACTCTGA
- a CDS encoding bifunctional metallophosphatase/5'-nucleotidase: MSATPQRHRRTRRLTFAALAVTAGAGAMVAAALPAGAASGGGAAKSRTVDVQMLSFNDFHGTLEPPQGSSGTVTERQADGTTKAIPAGGVEYLATSLREARKGHEYSVTAAAGDMIGGSPMLSGLFHDEPTIEALNKLDLDVSSVGNHEFDEGKAELRRMAYGGCHPVEGCFEYGKEFTGSEFQYLAANVTDEKTKRPLMSPTYVWKKGDVKIGFIGVTLEGTPDVVTAEGVKGLKFNDEIETINKYAAELNKQGVKSIVALIHEGGLPANGAYNYDCNVPGAGAGISGAIVDIAKNVDAKVDALVTGHTHQAYACNIPDPAGNPRTVTSAASIGRLYTDTTLTYDRQTKDIVRTPIASPKPVNKVVHRDQPKAADMTELIQRWNELAAPIANRPQGFIAADIPGRGSAEPEKPLGDLIADAQLEALSPADKGGAQLAIMNPGGIRSDLAYKASGAEGDGVVTYGESFTVQPFNNMMNIVDLTGAQLITALQQQVSGPVNGVSPKILQVSKGFTYTLDMTKTGADRIVVDSVKLNGAAIDPAKTYRVAMNEFLAGGGDGFTVLKEHKNKLVGASDLDCFNAYLTKNSSAANPIVPPAADRITVIK; this comes from the coding sequence ATGTCAGCGACGCCACAACGGCACCGCCGAACCCGCCGGTTGACCTTCGCCGCCCTCGCCGTCACGGCCGGGGCCGGGGCCATGGTCGCCGCCGCACTGCCGGCCGGCGCCGCGAGTGGTGGCGGTGCGGCCAAGAGCCGGACCGTCGATGTGCAGATGCTGTCGTTCAACGACTTCCACGGCACCCTGGAGCCCCCGCAGGGCTCCTCCGGCACCGTGACCGAACGTCAGGCGGACGGCACCACCAAGGCCATACCCGCGGGCGGGGTCGAGTACCTCGCGACCAGCCTGCGCGAGGCCCGCAAGGGCCACGAGTACTCCGTCACCGCCGCCGCCGGCGACATGATCGGCGGCAGCCCGATGCTGTCCGGGCTCTTCCACGACGAGCCGACCATCGAGGCGCTGAACAAGCTCGACCTGGACGTCAGCAGCGTCGGCAACCACGAGTTCGACGAGGGCAAGGCCGAGCTGCGCCGCATGGCGTACGGCGGCTGCCACCCGGTCGAGGGCTGCTTCGAGTACGGCAAGGAGTTCACGGGCTCCGAGTTCCAGTACCTCGCCGCGAACGTCACGGACGAGAAGACCAAGCGCCCCCTGATGTCGCCCACGTACGTGTGGAAGAAGGGCGACGTGAAGATCGGCTTCATCGGCGTCACCCTGGAGGGCACTCCGGACGTCGTGACCGCCGAGGGCGTCAAGGGCCTCAAGTTCAACGACGAGATCGAGACGATCAACAAGTACGCCGCCGAGCTGAACAAGCAGGGCGTGAAGTCGATCGTCGCGCTGATCCACGAGGGCGGTCTGCCCGCCAACGGCGCGTACAACTACGACTGCAACGTCCCGGGCGCCGGCGCCGGCATCTCAGGCGCGATCGTGGACATCGCCAAGAACGTGGACGCCAAGGTCGACGCGCTGGTCACCGGCCACACGCACCAGGCCTACGCCTGCAACATCCCGGACCCGGCGGGCAACCCGCGCACGGTGACCTCGGCCGCCTCCATCGGCCGCCTGTACACGGACACCACGCTCACCTACGACCGGCAGACCAAGGACATCGTCCGTACGCCGATCGCCTCGCCGAAGCCGGTCAACAAGGTCGTCCACCGGGACCAGCCCAAGGCCGCGGACATGACCGAGCTGATCCAGCGCTGGAACGAGCTGGCGGCCCCGATCGCCAACCGTCCGCAGGGCTTCATCGCGGCCGACATCCCGGGCCGCGGCTCGGCGGAGCCCGAGAAGCCGCTCGGCGACCTGATCGCCGACGCGCAGCTGGAGGCGCTGTCCCCGGCTGACAAGGGCGGCGCGCAGCTGGCCATCATGAACCCGGGCGGCATCCGCTCGGACCTCGCCTACAAGGCGTCGGGGGCCGAGGGCGACGGCGTGGTGACGTACGGCGAGTCCTTCACGGTCCAGCCGTTCAACAACATGATGAACATCGTGGACCTGACCGGCGCGCAGCTGATCACCGCGCTCCAGCAGCAGGTCAGCGGCCCGGTCAACGGGGTGAGCCCCAAGATCCTGCAGGTGTCGAAGGGCTTCACGTACACCCTGGACATGACCAAGACGGGCGCGGACCGCATCGTCGTGGACTCGGTGAAGCTGAACGGCGCGGCGATCGACCCCGCCAAGACCTACCGCGTCGCGATGAACGAGTTCCTCGCGGGCGGCGGTGACGGCTTCACCGTCCTGAAGGAGCACAAGAACAAGCTGGTGGGCGCGTCCGACCTGGACTGCTTCAACGCCTACCTGACGAAGAACTCCTCGGCGGCGAACCCGATCGTGCCGCCGGCGGCGGACCGGATCACCGTCATCAAGTAA
- a CDS encoding TetR/AcrR family transcriptional regulator — MGNREDLLAGARRCLEEKGYLRTTVRDIASAAQVSMAAIGYHFGSREVLLNQALFAALDEWAAGSGRLAGQGDTAEERYADTWDRKIQDFADMRWLWTANVEAFVHAQSSPELLAILAEGQRRSRRMVAAQLRGVPEDAVAEEDVRAVGSLHIALLSGVMVQCLTDPESAPNGREIAQGLRSMVELLES; from the coding sequence ATGGGAAATCGCGAGGACCTGCTGGCCGGAGCCCGCCGCTGCCTGGAGGAGAAGGGCTACCTGCGCACCACCGTGCGCGACATCGCCTCGGCGGCGCAGGTGAGCATGGCCGCGATCGGCTACCACTTCGGGTCCCGGGAGGTGCTGCTCAATCAGGCGCTCTTCGCCGCCCTGGACGAGTGGGCCGCCGGGTCCGGCCGGCTCGCCGGGCAGGGCGACACCGCCGAGGAGCGGTACGCCGACACGTGGGACCGCAAGATCCAGGACTTCGCCGACATGCGCTGGCTCTGGACCGCCAACGTCGAGGCCTTCGTGCACGCGCAGTCCTCGCCCGAGCTGCTCGCGATCCTGGCCGAGGGGCAGCGCCGGTCCCGGCGCATGGTGGCCGCACAGCTGCGCGGGGTGCCGGAGGACGCGGTCGCCGAGGAGGACGTACGGGCCGTCGGGTCGTTGCACATCGCGCTGCTGAGCGGGGTGATGGTGCAGTGCCTGACCGACCCGGAGAGCGCGCCGAACGGCCGGGAGATCGCCCAAGGCCTGCGCTCGATGGTGGAGTTGCTCGAAAGCTGA
- a CDS encoding phosphatidylinositol-specific phospholipase C, translating into MGIGMDRRAFLIGALATGTALGLGTAGTASAAALGTQDWMAGLGDSTALQRMTIPGTHDSGARHGGLYVACQNTSIAEQLDSGIRFLDVRCRVTGGSFAIHHGSFYQNLMFGDVLVACANFLAAHPSETVLMRVKQEYSTDGDATFRAVFDDYLDRRGWRPLFRIADALPALGQARGKVVLLADNGGLPGLRYGDGNVFDIQDDWNAEPFAKRGKIENHFRKAVQQPGKLFVNHVSTSAYMPPRWNSDRLNPQAHGFVDGGEMAGRTGLGIVPMDFPNTRSGLVASLIRHN; encoded by the coding sequence ATGGGCATCGGCATGGACCGGCGGGCGTTTCTGATCGGAGCGCTGGCGACGGGCACGGCGCTGGGGCTGGGCACCGCGGGGACGGCCTCGGCCGCCGCCCTCGGCACCCAGGACTGGATGGCCGGCCTCGGCGACTCCACCGCCCTGCAGCGGATGACCATCCCCGGCACGCACGACTCCGGCGCCCGGCACGGCGGGCTCTACGTCGCCTGCCAGAACACCTCGATCGCCGAACAGCTCGACTCCGGGATCCGCTTCCTCGACGTCCGCTGCCGCGTCACCGGGGGATCGTTCGCGATCCACCACGGGTCCTTCTACCAGAACCTGATGTTCGGGGACGTCCTCGTCGCCTGTGCGAACTTCCTCGCCGCGCACCCCTCCGAGACCGTCCTGATGCGCGTCAAGCAGGAGTACTCCACGGACGGCGACGCCACCTTCCGCGCCGTCTTCGACGACTACCTCGACCGCCGCGGCTGGCGCCCGCTGTTCCGGATCGCCGACGCCCTGCCCGCGCTCGGGCAGGCCCGCGGCAAGGTGGTCCTGCTCGCCGACAACGGCGGCCTGCCGGGCCTGCGCTACGGCGACGGCAACGTCTTCGACATCCAGGACGACTGGAACGCCGAGCCCTTCGCCAAGCGCGGCAAGATCGAGAACCACTTCCGCAAGGCCGTCCAGCAGCCCGGCAAGCTCTTCGTGAACCACGTCAGCACCTCGGCCTACATGCCGCCGCGCTGGAACTCCGACCGTCTCAACCCGCAGGCGCACGGCTTCGTCGACGGCGGCGAGATGGCCGGCCGGACCGGGCTCGGCATCGTCCCGATGGACTTCCCGAACACCCGCTCCGGCCTGGTCGCCTCACTGATCCGGCACAACTGA
- the pstC gene encoding phosphate ABC transporter permease subunit PstC encodes MASTTPTQIDTAPPGIPKSGTSTGRAGDKIFAGLSKGSGILLLVIMASIAVFLTYRATLALSKNEGNFLTTFDWNASANPPVFGIAVLLFGTVVSSIIAMVIAVPIAVGIALFISHYAPRKLAAPLAYVVDLLAAVPSIIYGIWGALFLVPHLNGLNLWLDEYLGWTYVFDKTQVSVARSLFTVGILLAIMILPIVTSVSREVFLQVPRMNEEAALALGATRWEVIRMSVLPFGRSGIISASMLGLGRALGETMAVATVLSPSFLISLHILDPGGGTFAQNIAAKFDEANEFGRDALIASGLVLFLLTLLVNGAARLIIARRKDFSGANA; translated from the coding sequence ATGGCTTCCACCACACCCACCCAGATAGACACGGCTCCGCCAGGCATCCCCAAGAGCGGAACTTCCACCGGCCGCGCCGGTGACAAGATCTTCGCGGGGCTCTCCAAGGGCTCCGGCATCCTGCTCCTGGTGATCATGGCGTCGATCGCCGTCTTCCTCACCTACCGGGCGACGCTCGCCCTGTCGAAGAACGAGGGCAACTTCCTCACGACCTTCGACTGGAACGCGTCGGCCAACCCCCCCGTCTTCGGCATCGCCGTCCTGCTCTTCGGCACCGTCGTCAGCTCGATCATCGCGATGGTCATCGCGGTTCCGATCGCCGTCGGCATCGCCCTCTTCATCTCGCACTACGCGCCGCGGAAGCTGGCCGCGCCCCTCGCCTACGTGGTCGACCTGCTGGCCGCCGTGCCGTCGATCATCTACGGCATCTGGGGCGCCCTCTTCCTCGTCCCGCACCTGAACGGGCTGAACCTCTGGCTCGACGAGTACCTCGGCTGGACCTACGTCTTCGACAAGACCCAGGTCAGCGTCGCCCGTTCGCTGTTCACCGTCGGCATCCTGCTCGCGATCATGATCCTGCCGATCGTGACCAGCGTCAGCCGCGAGGTCTTCCTCCAGGTACCGCGCATGAACGAGGAGGCCGCCCTGGCCCTCGGCGCGACCCGCTGGGAGGTCATCCGGATGTCGGTGCTGCCCTTCGGCCGCTCCGGCATCATCTCCGCCTCGATGCTCGGCCTCGGCCGCGCACTCGGCGAGACCATGGCCGTCGCGACCGTCCTCTCCCCGAGCTTCCTGATCTCGCTGCACATCCTCGACCCGGGCGGCGGCACGTTCGCGCAGAACATCGCCGCGAAGTTCGACGAGGCCAACGAGTTCGGCCGGGACGCGCTGATCGCCTCCGGTCTGGTCCTCTTCCTGCTCACCCTGCTGGTCAACGGTGCAGCTCGTCTGATCATCGCTCGCCGCAAGGACTTCTCGGGGGCGAACGCCTGA
- the mshD gene encoding mycothiol synthase, whose protein sequence is MTDAAAALEPGRQIQTLDELTEEQAGAVLDLIEDAARTDGTTAVSEQGRLQLRGGPREGISHFLLTEGGRLAGYGQLEDTDPVEAPAAELVVHPALRGRGHGRAMGMALLAASGKRLRVWAHGGKSAARHLAQVLGLTLFRELRQLRRPLAEGAPLPEPVLPAGVTVRTFMPGSDDEAWLAANAAAFAHHPEQGSLTQRDLNDRIAQPWFDAKGFFLAERDGEIVGFHWTKVHAAEQLGEVYVVGVRPGAQGGGLGKALTAIGLRHLSAQGLPTAMLYVDADNPAALSVYEGLGFTTHEVDLMYRTES, encoded by the coding sequence ATGACTGACGCAGCAGCGGCCCTGGAGCCCGGACGGCAGATTCAGACCCTCGACGAGCTGACGGAGGAACAGGCCGGCGCCGTACTCGACCTGATCGAGGACGCGGCGCGCACCGACGGCACCACCGCCGTGTCCGAGCAGGGACGGCTCCAGCTGCGCGGCGGGCCGCGCGAGGGGATCTCGCACTTCCTGCTGACCGAGGGCGGCCGGCTCGCCGGATACGGGCAGCTGGAGGACACCGACCCGGTGGAGGCCCCGGCCGCCGAGCTGGTCGTCCACCCGGCCCTGCGCGGGCGCGGCCACGGGCGGGCGATGGGCATGGCCCTGCTGGCGGCCTCCGGCAAGCGGCTGCGGGTATGGGCCCACGGCGGCAAGTCGGCCGCCCGGCACCTCGCGCAGGTGCTCGGCCTGACCCTGTTCCGCGAGCTGCGCCAGTTGCGCCGGCCGCTGGCCGAGGGCGCCCCGCTGCCGGAACCGGTGCTTCCGGCCGGCGTGACCGTACGGACCTTCATGCCCGGCTCGGACGACGAGGCCTGGCTCGCGGCGAACGCGGCCGCCTTCGCCCACCACCCCGAGCAGGGCTCCCTGACCCAGCGGGACCTCAACGACCGGATCGCACAGCCGTGGTTCGACGCGAAGGGCTTCTTCCTCGCGGAGCGCGACGGGGAGATCGTCGGCTTCCACTGGACGAAGGTCCACGCGGCGGAGCAGCTGGGCGAGGTCTACGTGGTCGGCGTCCGCCCGGGCGCACAGGGCGGCGGCCTCGGCAAGGCCCTCACGGCGATCGGCCTGCGCCACCTGTCGGCGCAGGGTCTGCCGACGGCGATGCTCTACGTGGACGCCGACAACCCGGCGGCCCTCTCGGTCTACGAGGGCCTCGGCTTCACCACCCACGAGGTGGACCTGATGTACCGCACGGAAAGCTGA
- a CDS encoding CHAD domain-containing protein → MAQPNHDPITATADAGDVLGTYLRAQATAFLRGLRLHEESGADAAEGSDAARSLRGAARRISGSLATFRVVTESSWADGLRTELVWLSSTLADEHAYAARLARLMDALHRLSGSPELPAPRGSAGALTVGSARAGALLERQLTLARTRAHSATLQALGSSRFHAVADAVAVLASEVPLDVVAARGRVEEVLVPLAAVAETRLSAAVTALPPIDCTHPYNADHDGLWHEVRRLLRVHRYAREALGEDVTRPAAAGEALDRHRDAAEAAGASATAARTPRIAPATAYALGVLHADQRHEVEAARLDFRRLWLPEPAVTPW, encoded by the coding sequence GTGGCTCAGCCAAACCATGACCCGATTACGGCGACGGCGGACGCGGGTGACGTGCTCGGCACGTACCTGCGTGCCCAGGCCACCGCTTTCCTCCGCGGGCTGCGCCTGCACGAGGAGAGCGGGGCCGATGCCGCCGAAGGAAGCGACGCGGCGCGCAGCCTGCGGGGGGCTGCGCGCCGCATCAGCGGATCCCTGGCCACCTTCCGGGTGGTGACCGAGTCCTCCTGGGCCGACGGGCTGCGCACCGAGCTGGTGTGGCTGTCCTCGACGCTGGCCGACGAGCACGCGTACGCCGCCCGGCTGGCCCGGCTGATGGACGCGCTGCACCGGCTGTCGGGCTCCCCGGAGCTCCCGGCGCCCCGCGGCTCGGCCGGCGCGCTGACGGTGGGCTCGGCGCGGGCGGGCGCCCTGCTGGAGCGCCAGCTGACCCTGGCCCGGACCCGCGCGCATTCGGCCACGCTCCAGGCCCTCGGCTCGTCCCGTTTCCACGCGGTGGCGGACGCGGTGGCGGTGCTGGCCTCGGAGGTCCCGCTGGACGTGGTCGCGGCCCGGGGGCGGGTGGAGGAGGTCCTGGTCCCGCTGGCAGCTGTGGCCGAAACCCGCCTGTCGGCGGCGGTCACGGCGCTGCCGCCGATCGACTGCACCCACCCGTACAACGCGGACCACGACGGGCTCTGGCACGAGGTACGCCGCCTGCTGCGGGTCCACCGGTACGCGCGGGAGGCGCTGGGCGAGGACGTGACCCGGCCGGCCGCCGCGGGAGAGGCCCTGGACCGCCACCGCGACGCGGCCGAGGCGGCGGGCGCCTCGGCGACGGCGGCCCGCACCCCGCGCATCGCCCCGGCGACGGCGTACGCCCTCGGCGTCCTGCACGCCGACCAGCGCCACGAGGTCGAGGCGGCCCGGCTCGATTTCCGGCGCCTCTGGCTCCCGGAGCCCGCGGTCACACCGTGGTAA